The window AAAATTTATAGACTGTAATTGAGGTTTACGCTATTTATATTTTACAGGATTACAGTTTTATTTCTCTCGGTATTGTTTTTCTAGTTCGTAGCGCTGTAGTTGTAGTTGTAGGCGTTCGACTTCTGTTTTGTAACGTGTTCATTACAATATTGAGACAAGATATTGTAACCCTATAGTAAGTAAAACCTAACCAAGGACAAAAATTATGCTATTTTCCCTATCCCGCGAGAAATTTGAAGAGATTGTACCTTTAATTGCCACCGGACCGCAATACGTTTACTATTGGGGTAAAGTGCGCGACATCCTCAGACGAGTGCTAATTTCCGTCGTTGGAGTCGTTGTAGTTTTGCTATTGGGAAACTTATTTGGTGAAGGAGTAGGCGCGATCGTCCTTTTACTCGGAGTAATTGCTGGTTTATACTGGTTTTGGTCGCCAATCTACGTCGCTAGTAGACGCAATGCCGAATACCGTCGCTATCAGTACAGTGGTTTCTTGCGGGGTCGGGTATTAGATGTTTTTGTCAGCGAAGAATCTCTCGGTGAAGAAGAAACAGTTAATAAACGAGGTGAATTAGTCATTGTTGAGAATTTAGAGCGACGGATTAATCTAGAAATAGGCGATGAAACAGGCTTTAGAACCTTCGTTCAAGCACCACTACGCCGCATTCATAAATCCATTAAACCAGGTCAAGTCGCCGAATTATTAGTCCTTTCTAATGTACCCGATCTTAGTCGCATCGATCGCGTAACCGACGCATACTTACCCAGTAATAACCTTTGGGTAGGCGAATATCCCGTACTAAGGCGAGATATTTTTGCCTTACTTAGCTCTCAAATCGGCTATGACGACCCTTATTCTCGTCGAAGCGATCGTCGTCCTAATTATCCCACTCCTCGCCGACGTTAGCAAGTAGTAAACATCGGATAATTTACTTACGCAACTGATAAAATAAAGCTACAAAATTCATTGACAGCGAATTAGTCAAAATGAAAATAAGATAAATACTTGACAAATTTAGTAATATACCATTTTTGGGGGGAGACTGAATGAATTTTTCAATGGGAGGGAAGAAAAATGATTAATGAAAAGCGTTTAATTCTTCATAGAGTTTGCCAAGCATAAAGGCAATTCAATGAAATTATTAATGAGTTGATTGGTTGATCGTTGGAACTAACTAATTTAAGTATTCTCTTACTCAAAAATAGGTTTACCGATGACTATTCGCAACGCTCTTAGATCGGATTTGCCTAAAATTGTCAATATCTATAATACAGCAATTCCCGATCGCATGGCAACGGCTGACACAGAACCAATTTCACTTGAAAGTCGTTTAGAATGGTTTTGGCAGCATAACCAGGAAAGGCGACCTTTGTGGGTATTTGAGAAACAGAAAACAATTGCAGGTTGGCTATCATTTCAATCTTTCTATGGACGACCAGCTTATCGCGCTACAGCAGAACTAAGTATT is drawn from Oscillatoria salina IIICB1 and contains these coding sequences:
- a CDS encoding phosphate ABC transporter permease, whose amino-acid sequence is MLFSLSREKFEEIVPLIATGPQYVYYWGKVRDILRRVLISVVGVVVVLLLGNLFGEGVGAIVLLLGVIAGLYWFWSPIYVASRRNAEYRRYQYSGFLRGRVLDVFVSEESLGEEETVNKRGELVIVENLERRINLEIGDETGFRTFVQAPLRRIHKSIKPGQVAELLVLSNVPDLSRIDRVTDAYLPSNNLWVGEYPVLRRDIFALLSSQIGYDDPYSRRSDRRPNYPTPRRR